A window of Thermodesulfobacteriota bacterium contains these coding sequences:
- the queA gene encoding tRNA preQ1(34) S-adenosylmethionine ribosyltransferase-isomerase QueA gives MASLENVLGRIKSMKTSDFDYHLPKELIPFYPLAKREQSRLMVVRRGDGEIGHRRFYQLPGLLKKGDLLVLNDTKVIPARLFGKLSNGDRFEVLLTERVNPRLWKAIMRNPKQGVSVEFDGGLRGRVLKNGKDEWLIEYEVNADDYVEQYGRMPLPPYIEREPEDRDRASYQTVYAEKYGAIAAPTAGLHFTKELIDEIHRSGVEVRYVTLHVGVGTFRPVKTDDISEHKMHPEHREIPEETALAVNKAKSEHRRVVAVGTTVVRTLESAADQTGRVRKENGPTDLFIYPGFRFRVVDALITNFHLPRSTLLMLVSAFAGKELIFKAYEEAKREGYRFLSYGDAMLII, from the coding sequence ATGGCGTCTTTGGAAAATGTTTTAGGTAGAATAAAATCCATGAAAACCTCTGATTTTGACTATCACCTTCCTAAAGAGTTGATACCCTTCTATCCCCTTGCCAAGAGGGAACAGTCCCGGTTGATGGTTGTAAGGAGAGGGGATGGAGAAATAGGACATCGAAGGTTTTACCAGTTGCCCGGCTTACTGAAAAAGGGCGATCTCCTCGTGCTTAACGACACAAAGGTCATACCGGCCCGGTTATTCGGTAAGCTAAGTAACGGCGATAGGTTCGAGGTTCTACTTACCGAGAGGGTAAATCCCCGTCTATGGAAAGCGATTATGAGAAATCCCAAACAAGGTGTTTCGGTCGAATTCGACGGAGGGTTAAGGGGCCGGGTTCTTAAGAATGGGAAAGACGAGTGGTTGATTGAATATGAGGTGAATGCCGATGATTATGTAGAGCAATATGGCAGGATGCCTCTTCCCCCTTACATCGAGCGTGAACCGGAAGATAGGGACAGGGCTTCTTACCAGACCGTTTATGCGGAGAAATATGGAGCCATAGCCGCCCCGACGGCGGGCCTTCATTTCACCAAAGAGCTTATTGATGAAATACACCGAAGCGGGGTGGAAGTTCGCTATGTAACGCTACACGTAGGGGTAGGAACCTTTAGACCGGTCAAGACAGATGATATTAGTGAACACAAGATGCACCCGGAACACAGGGAGATTCCGGAGGAGACCGCTCTTGCCGTGAATAAGGCCAAGAGCGAGCACAGGAGGGTAGTTGCTGTCGGGACCACTGTGGTGAGGACCCTCGAATCGGCAGCGGATCAAACGGGCAGGGTAAGAAAAGAGAATGGACCTACGGACCTTTTTATCTACCCCGGGTTTCGTTTCCGGGTAGTCGATGCCTTAATCACAAATTTTCACCTCCCCCGTTCCACACTCCTTATGCTTGTTTCCGCTTTTGCCGGGAAAGAGCTTATTTTCAAGGCGTACGAAGAGGCCAAAAGGGAAGGATATAGATTCCTCAGCTACGGCGATGCTATGCTAATAATTTGA
- a CDS encoding argininosuccinate synthase, with amino-acid sequence MAKINKIVLAYSGGLDTSVILRWLIEEYKAHVVAFVADLGQGEDLEEVREKALKTGASKVYVEDLREEFVRDFVFSALKANAVYEGDYLLGTSIARPLIAKKQIEIAKKEHADAVAHGATGKGNDQVRFELTYYALEPNIRVIAPWREWDLKSRGDLVSYAQRHGIPVPVTPKKPYSCDRNLLHTSYEGGILEDPWDEPPEEMFEMTVSPEKAPDRPTYIDIDFEKGVPISIDGHELSPVELLYRLNEMGGRNGIGRVDMVENRFVGIKSRGVYETPGGTILHSAHRAVESITMDREVMHLRDTLAPKYAELIYYGFWYSPEMSMLRAAIDESQKNVTGTARMKIYKGNVSVAGRRSPFSLYQRDLATFEEDKIYNQKDATGFIRLNALRLAVKTLLQKE; translated from the coding sequence ATGGCAAAGATAAATAAGATAGTACTGGCTTACTCTGGTGGTCTCGATACCTCGGTGATACTAAGGTGGCTTATCGAGGAGTACAAGGCTCATGTAGTAGCCTTTGTTGCCGACCTCGGCCAGGGAGAGGATTTGGAGGAAGTAAGAGAAAAAGCATTAAAAACGGGTGCAAGCAAGGTGTATGTCGAGGACCTGAGAGAAGAATTCGTCAGGGATTTCGTTTTCTCCGCACTCAAGGCAAATGCGGTTTATGAAGGCGATTACCTCCTGGGAACCTCCATAGCGCGTCCGTTGATTGCAAAGAAACAAATCGAGATTGCCAAGAAAGAGCATGCTGATGCGGTGGCACATGGTGCTACCGGCAAGGGAAATGACCAGGTAAGGTTCGAGCTTACATACTATGCGCTCGAGCCTAACATCCGGGTCATAGCTCCCTGGCGGGAGTGGGATTTGAAATCGAGGGGAGACCTCGTTTCCTACGCCCAGAGACACGGTATTCCCGTCCCGGTGACTCCTAAAAAACCGTATAGCTGTGACAGGAATTTGCTTCATACCAGTTATGAGGGAGGAATCCTGGAAGACCCGTGGGACGAGCCGCCCGAAGAAATGTTTGAGATGACCGTTTCTCCGGAGAAGGCTCCGGATAGACCGACCTACATCGACATAGACTTTGAAAAGGGCGTGCCCATAAGCATAGACGGACATGAGCTTTCGCCGGTAGAACTCCTCTACCGGCTGAACGAGATGGGAGGCAGGAACGGGATAGGCAGGGTGGACATGGTGGAAAACCGGTTTGTGGGGATAAAGTCCCGAGGGGTATATGAAACCCCCGGCGGTACGATACTCCATTCAGCGCATAGAGCAGTTGAATCTATCACCATGGACCGGGAGGTCATGCATCTAAGAGATACCCTAGCCCCCAAATACGCCGAGCTTATTTACTATGGCTTCTGGTATTCCCCGGAGATGTCCATGCTGAGAGCGGCCATAGACGAATCACAAAAGAACGTCACCGGTACTGCCAGGATGAAAATTTATAAAGGAAATGTATCGGTCGCTGGAAGGCGTTCTCCCTTTTCCCTATACCAAAGGGACCTGGCCACATTCGAAGAGGACAAAATATACAATCAAAAAGACGCAACCGGATTCATCAGGCTTAATGCATTGAGGCTGGCGGTCAAAACCCTATTACAGAAAGAGTAA
- the pgeF gene encoding peptidoglycan editing factor PgeF: MVWFRSDTLSNFRFVVHGFSDRQFNGDLEETARNFGLGTVFTMAQVHSADVIVLKDGFKEEPGTKGDAIITGQKGMGIGVFTADCVPILLVDERASCVAVVHAGWRGTLYQLSQKTLQEMRRHFGADPSRVHVVLGPSIGNCCYEVGEDVASPFMEKFKDNQRYLFEKGNSKYTLDLKEINRLLLLEEGVKNIEVMSICTKCNNNFHSYRRDGKMVGSQLSIIGLV, encoded by the coding sequence ATGGTATGGTTTAGGTCCGATACTTTATCCAATTTTAGGTTTGTCGTGCATGGCTTTTCTGATCGTCAGTTTAACGGTGATTTGGAGGAGACGGCTAGAAATTTCGGACTCGGCACCGTTTTTACCATGGCTCAGGTTCACAGCGCCGATGTTATCGTACTAAAAGACGGGTTCAAAGAAGAGCCGGGAACGAAGGGGGATGCGATTATAACCGGGCAGAAAGGAATGGGCATAGGGGTTTTTACCGCGGATTGCGTGCCTATTCTTCTGGTTGACGAACGCGCATCTTGCGTAGCAGTTGTGCATGCCGGATGGCGGGGAACGCTCTATCAGCTTTCTCAAAAGACCCTCCAGGAGATGCGCCGGCATTTTGGGGCTGATCCTTCGAGGGTTCATGTGGTATTGGGACCATCTATCGGAAACTGCTGTTATGAGGTTGGTGAGGACGTGGCCTCACCGTTTATGGAGAAGTTCAAGGATAATCAGCGTTATCTCTTCGAGAAAGGCAATTCCAAATACACACTCGACCTTAAGGAAATAAATAGGCTTTTACTCCTTGAAGAGGGAGTAAAGAATATAGAGGTAATGAGTATATGCACCAAGTGCAATAATAATTTCCACTCCTACCGGAGAGACGGCAAAATGGTGGGCTCCCAGCTCAGCATTATCGGCTTGGTTTAG
- a CDS encoding RluA family pseudouridine synthase translates to MKREAEKEILEIPLVFSGMRADVAFSHIIPSLTRSQVRKLIEERFILVDGEAIKPSKKLSGGETASITLLPPEPIEAEPENIPIEILYEDDDIVVVNKSAGMTVHPGAGVKSGTLVNALLYKCKGLSGIGGKIRPGIVHRLDKETSGVMVVAKNDFAHQSLIEQFKRRSVKKRYLALVLSNVKEEAGSFTSSIGRHPIDRKRMSSAARAGREAHTVWKVIRRYNGATLVEAEPRTGRTHQIRVHFSENGHPILGDKVYGLKKHKSAHLEAISRTLGRQALHAEMLSFKHPRSGEEVQFNAPLPDDMKEAINLLEGQDIAKNGMV, encoded by the coding sequence ATGAAAAGGGAAGCTGAGAAGGAGATATTGGAAATACCTTTAGTTTTTTCCGGCATGAGAGCGGACGTTGCTTTCTCCCATATAATTCCCAGCCTGACCCGTTCACAAGTAAGGAAGCTTATAGAAGAGAGGTTTATCTTGGTGGACGGAGAGGCGATAAAGCCGTCAAAGAAACTGAGCGGAGGCGAGACCGCCTCTATAACCTTGCTTCCACCGGAGCCCATAGAAGCAGAACCAGAGAATATACCCATAGAGATATTGTATGAGGACGATGATATCGTAGTGGTTAACAAATCGGCCGGAATGACCGTGCATCCGGGAGCCGGGGTGAAGAGCGGGACCTTGGTGAACGCGCTCTTATACAAATGCAAAGGGCTCTCCGGGATCGGGGGCAAGATTAGGCCGGGTATAGTACACAGATTGGACAAGGAGACCTCGGGGGTTATGGTCGTAGCCAAGAACGATTTTGCCCATCAGTCCTTAATCGAGCAGTTCAAGCGGAGAAGTGTCAAGAAAAGGTATTTGGCTTTGGTATTGAGCAATGTCAAAGAGGAAGCCGGTTCCTTCACCTCTTCTATAGGAAGGCACCCGATCGACAGGAAGAGGATGTCCTCGGCGGCAAGGGCAGGAAGAGAGGCTCATACGGTATGGAAGGTCATCAGGAGATATAATGGGGCAACCCTGGTCGAAGCCGAGCCCAGGACCGGAAGGACGCATCAAATAAGGGTTCATTTTTCGGAAAACGGCCATCCGATCCTGGGGGATAAGGTTTACGGTCTAAAAAAGCATAAATCTGCTCATCTGGAAGCTATCTCCAGAACCCTGGGAAGGCAGGCACTCCATGCAGAGATGCTCTCGTTCAAGCATCCCCGGAGCGGAGAGGAGGTACAGTTTAATGCCCCTCTTCCTGACGATATGAAGGAGGCAATTAATCTTCTGGAAGGACAAGATATAGCCAAAAATGGTATGGTTTAG
- a CDS encoding PAS domain S-box protein produces MAGLYKELFDKIFRESLDVVAIVDPASGNVIRINNAVRYSLGYGIEDLVGKNLSVLFSKESSPKIQNWLEETKNHGPVFTEENLIRADGSTYPMKLTTTLTPWDEGDAILVTFRDVVGERRNEEVLRRSEHLLENSFELITILGPDGAYRYASPSYKQISGYEPEELSDQDFFRFIHTEDVSRLCASLDSLQADHGVNHTAEFRFKRKDGLWAYLESRMKTLPGESEEAITIIIARDLTELKQAEKAFLENLTQLSKKNRYETIINSVTQSVHQSINLQEVLENAADSMSRNIQGADFVAIYLVEGATQSTGVNQAPDSPQAVLKAYRGYPDWFIERVRRIPYPKDFTWKTIISGALRYCADAETDTVIGPAGREVGTKSYVSMPIRLKNEVIGVININSLEKNSFDEEELKLVEGVARQIEVAIKNAQQAEELRQSEERYHTLFDQSPVGVYIFDRDFTITHCNKKMVQILQSSYDRIIGTDMRRLCDHRVQAVLDTVLAGESVTYEGSYVGTTTPAKLWVSKRLSPLRDSKGKVIGGMAVVEDITERKRAEEELLKSQAKYADLFENANDMIFTFDLSGNLTSANRVAFTTLGYDLEDVSKSNLSEILTPEGFRFALDMLQNAIIRKSDLTELQPWELEAVKKDGSKLSLEVRTRLIWEGEKIVGVQGIARDVTERKKMQEEIVKAQKLESLGILAGGIAHDFNNLLTSILGNISLAKMYANPNDKGYKRLSEAEKACIRTRDLTQQLLTFSRGGAPVKRVVSSLGEIIKDSASFAVSGSKVKCEFVIEEKLWPVEVDQGQISQVMNNLVINADQAMPKGGVIKIKVENAVLEKDETPHLMPGRYVKITIEDSGVGIPEELLTRIFDPYFTTKQRGSGLGLATVYSIIKNHDGYVGVESRLGVGTRFKVYIPAKEGGASTESEAQESLKRGKGRVLVVDDVDIVRETAGEILSHLGYEVDYAKNGNEVIEKYARSRENGKPIDTVIIDLNIPGEIGGQEAIQKLLDKYPGVKAIVSTGYSNDPILSDYGKYGFRGVISKPYKIEELGDIVYEVINGN; encoded by the coding sequence ATGGCTGGATTATATAAAGAGCTATTCGATAAGATTTTTCGGGAATCGCTGGATGTGGTCGCCATTGTCGACCCGGCCAGCGGAAACGTAATAAGAATCAACAACGCCGTCCGTTATAGCCTGGGATACGGCATAGAGGACCTTGTTGGAAAAAACCTCTCTGTGCTTTTCTCTAAAGAAAGCTCGCCGAAAATACAAAACTGGCTTGAAGAAACCAAGAACCATGGGCCGGTATTCACAGAAGAAAACCTAATCCGCGCCGATGGCTCAACTTATCCCATGAAATTAACCACCACACTTACACCCTGGGATGAAGGTGACGCTATCCTGGTAACCTTTCGGGATGTAGTAGGAGAAAGACGAAATGAGGAGGTATTGAGGCGCAGTGAACATCTTCTTGAGAACTCTTTCGAGCTTATCACCATTCTTGGCCCGGACGGAGCATACCGATACGCCAGTCCTTCATACAAACAGATATCGGGATACGAGCCCGAAGAATTATCAGACCAGGACTTCTTCCGGTTTATTCACACGGAGGATGTGAGTCGGCTTTGTGCTAGTCTTGACAGTTTGCAAGCAGACCACGGAGTTAACCATACTGCTGAATTTCGCTTCAAACGTAAGGACGGCTTATGGGCTTACCTTGAATCCCGAATGAAGACCCTTCCCGGTGAATCCGAAGAGGCAATCACAATCATTATTGCCCGTGACCTGACCGAACTTAAGCAAGCGGAAAAAGCCTTTTTGGAAAACCTGACACAGCTATCCAAAAAGAACCGCTATGAAACCATAATCAATTCCGTAACCCAAAGCGTACACCAATCAATAAACCTGCAAGAAGTCCTGGAAAACGCCGCCGACTCCATGAGTAGGAACATACAGGGCGCCGATTTTGTAGCCATTTACCTGGTCGAAGGAGCAACCCAATCGACCGGAGTTAATCAAGCTCCAGACTCACCACAGGCAGTTTTAAAAGCTTACCGAGGCTATCCCGATTGGTTTATCGAACGGGTAAGAAGGATACCCTATCCCAAAGACTTTACCTGGAAAACCATAATTAGTGGAGCGCTCAGATACTGTGCGGATGCCGAAACAGATACGGTAATAGGCCCGGCTGGAAGGGAGGTGGGAACCAAAAGCTACGTATCGATGCCTATACGTTTAAAAAACGAGGTCATCGGCGTGATAAACATAAACTCTTTGGAAAAGAACTCATTCGACGAAGAGGAGCTTAAGCTCGTAGAGGGCGTCGCCAGACAGATAGAGGTAGCTATCAAGAATGCTCAACAGGCCGAGGAATTACGTCAATCAGAGGAGCGTTACCACACCCTATTCGACCAGTCCCCGGTCGGCGTATACATCTTCGACAGAGATTTCACCATAACCCATTGCAATAAAAAAATGGTTCAAATTCTCCAATCTTCCTACGACAGAATCATAGGTACGGACATGCGAAGGCTATGCGACCACCGTGTCCAAGCAGTATTGGATACGGTCTTAGCGGGAGAAAGCGTAACATACGAAGGGTCTTACGTAGGAACCACCACGCCGGCCAAACTATGGGTGTCAAAACGGCTCTCTCCGCTCCGGGATTCAAAGGGAAAGGTCATCGGCGGGATGGCGGTGGTGGAAGACATAACCGAGCGCAAGCGGGCAGAGGAAGAGCTCCTTAAGTCTCAGGCCAAGTATGCTGACCTCTTCGAGAATGCTAACGATATGATTTTTACCTTCGACCTTTCCGGCAATCTTACCTCGGCCAATCGCGTGGCCTTCACCACCCTGGGTTACGACCTGGAAGATGTTTCCAAAAGCAACTTGTCCGAGATACTCACTCCTGAGGGCTTTAGGTTTGCTCTCGACATGCTCCAAAATGCGATCATACGGAAATCAGACCTGACCGAGTTACAACCCTGGGAATTAGAGGCGGTCAAGAAAGACGGAAGCAAACTCTCTCTTGAGGTGCGTACCAGGCTCATTTGGGAAGGAGAGAAAATAGTCGGGGTACAGGGCATTGCCCGGGATGTTACCGAGAGAAAGAAAATGCAAGAAGAAATAGTGAAAGCCCAGAAATTGGAGTCCCTGGGCATTCTTGCCGGCGGTATAGCCCACGATTTTAATAATCTTCTTACTTCCATTCTGGGTAACATCTCCCTTGCCAAGATGTACGCCAATCCGAACGATAAAGGATACAAGAGACTTTCCGAGGCGGAAAAGGCCTGTATCAGGACGAGGGATTTAACCCAGCAATTGCTCACGTTTTCCCGGGGTGGAGCACCGGTGAAAAGGGTAGTATCATCACTCGGCGAGATAATTAAAGACTCGGCCAGCTTCGCGGTAAGCGGGTCAAAGGTCAAATGTGAATTCGTTATAGAAGAAAAGCTATGGCCGGTGGAGGTTGACCAGGGACAGATAAGTCAGGTTATGAACAACCTGGTAATAAATGCCGACCAGGCTATGCCAAAGGGAGGGGTAATAAAGATAAAAGTAGAGAACGCTGTACTGGAAAAGGATGAAACCCCACATCTAATGCCAGGACGCTACGTAAAGATAACTATAGAGGACAGCGGGGTGGGAATACCGGAAGAGCTTTTAACCAGGATCTTTGACCCCTATTTTACGACGAAGCAAAGGGGGAGCGGTCTTGGGCTTGCCACCGTTTACTCGATAATTAAGAATCACGATGGGTACGTGGGGGTGGAATCAAGATTAGGGGTGGGAACAAGGTTCAAAGTATATATCCCGGCAAAGGAGGGAGGAGCATCAACCGAGTCAGAAGCTCAGGAATCCCTCAAAAGGGGCAAAGGAAGGGTTTTGGTAGTCGACGACGTGGATATTGTGAGGGAGACTGCCGGAGAAATACTGTCGCACCTGGGATATGAGGTAGATTATGCCAAGAACGGCAATGAGGTAATCGAGAAATACGCCCGGTCGAGAGAAAATGGAAAGCCAATCGATACGGTTATAATTGACTTGAACATACCCGGAGAGATCGGCGGCCAGGAAGCTATCCAGAAGCTCCTGGACAAATATCCGGGTGTTAAAGCCATAGTATCTACAGGATATTCAAACGACCCGATATTATCCGATTACGGCAAGTATGGATTCAGGGGCGTAATCAGCAAGCCATATAAAATAGAGGAGCTAGGCGACATCGTGTACGAAGTAATCAATGGTAATTAA
- a CDS encoding SAM-dependent chlorinase/fluorinase has product MGRIITLTTDFGLKDYYVGAMKGVILSINPDAIPTDITHEIPPHSIFDAAFTLMNFYRYFPVGTIHVVVVDPGVGSKRKPIAVEADGHFFIGPDNGLFTFVYALSKRYRAYQITDSKYVLSRISNTFHGRDIFAPAAAHLSLGVPVEDLGKKVGKPVRLEIKEPVVRRGEIIGEFIHVDSFGNLVTNIPSNLIKGKSKIHIGQRVVEGVSKSYSDVSKGELLAIIGSSGFLEISINQGRASDVIGMNETLRVKNEE; this is encoded by the coding sequence ATGGGACGCATAATAACCCTTACTACTGACTTCGGTTTAAAAGACTACTACGTCGGTGCGATGAAGGGGGTTATTCTCTCCATAAATCCCGACGCTATCCCCACGGATATCACCCACGAAATACCGCCACATAGCATCTTCGATGCGGCATTCACACTGATGAACTTTTACCGTTATTTCCCAGTAGGGACAATCCATGTTGTAGTGGTTGACCCGGGTGTGGGAAGTAAAAGAAAACCGATAGCCGTGGAAGCCGACGGACACTTTTTTATCGGGCCGGATAATGGGCTATTTACCTTTGTTTATGCCCTATCAAAGAGGTATCGCGCTTACCAGATAACCGATTCAAAATACGTTTTATCCCGGATAAGCAATACCTTTCACGGAAGGGACATATTCGCTCCTGCCGCGGCTCATCTTTCTTTGGGGGTTCCGGTCGAAGACTTGGGAAAGAAGGTTGGGAAACCGGTTAGGCTTGAAATTAAGGAGCCGGTGGTTCGGAGGGGGGAAATAATCGGTGAGTTTATTCATGTAGACTCTTTTGGCAATCTGGTTACGAATATACCGTCCAATCTTATAAAAGGAAAATCGAAAATCCATATTGGGCAAAGGGTAGTCGAAGGAGTTTCTAAGTCGTATTCAGATGTTTCCAAGGGTGAACTCCTGGCCATAATCGGTAGCTCCGGTTTCCTGGAGATATCTATAAACCAGGGCAGGGCTTCTGATGTGATTGGGATGAATGAAACTTTAAGAGTGAAGAATGAAGAATGA
- a CDS encoding MBL fold metallo-hydrolase: MKLYILGSGTCVPYERRGSSGYALRLPKSTLLLDCGNGTTWKLEKAGINYLDIDHIFLSHFHPDHTADLIPFLFATKYTQSSQRVKQLHIWGAEGFLNFFSALKEAYNGWITPDCLNVSEIKEGAIEFRDFRVIVRKTVHIESSLAYRIESEGKSLVYSGDTDYSESLIELAKGADALILECSAPDQKSKVKGHLTPDEVTKIANEARVKRLIITHLYPVCDENKVIEKIRRKTAVETILAEDLMEIKI, from the coding sequence ATGAAGCTCTACATACTCGGCTCGGGCACCTGTGTTCCTTATGAAAGAAGAGGCTCCTCTGGCTATGCATTAAGACTCCCCAAATCAACCCTTCTGCTCGACTGCGGAAACGGCACTACCTGGAAACTCGAAAAAGCGGGCATAAATTATCTGGATATCGACCATATATTCCTATCCCACTTCCATCCCGACCATACTGCCGACCTGATTCCATTTTTATTCGCTACGAAATACACCCAAAGCTCTCAAAGGGTAAAACAACTTCATATCTGGGGAGCGGAGGGCTTTTTAAACTTTTTCTCGGCACTGAAAGAGGCCTATAACGGCTGGATCACCCCTGATTGCCTGAATGTATCAGAAATTAAAGAGGGGGCTATAGAATTTCGGGACTTCCGAGTAATCGTGAGGAAAACCGTTCATATTGAAAGCAGCCTCGCCTATAGAATCGAATCCGAGGGCAAGTCCCTGGTTTATTCCGGCGACACCGATTATTCGGAATCTTTAATCGAACTGGCAAAAGGCGCCGATGCACTAATCCTGGAATGCTCCGCACCGGACCAAAAATCAAAGGTTAAAGGCCACCTTACCCCTGACGAGGTTACCAAAATAGCAAATGAGGCCAGAGTAAAAAGGCTTATCATCACCCATTTGTATCCCGTCTGCGACGAAAATAAGGTGATAGAAAAAATTAGAAGAAAAACAGCAGTTGAAACAATCCTGGCTGAGGATTTAATGGAAATCAAAATCTAG
- a CDS encoding nitroreductase family protein codes for MELFEAIGARRSIRFFKPWKPVEEWKIQMMLQAARYASCQGNCGSTEAIVIDKSKYPKEKFEQIVECASLFNEIHLRQAPIVIAWLLNLDAWYKELVQSFAVLFPARAITAAHGWTYKLLTEVTYPRLMSFPRERTEGLLRIEAGQAIAHSMLVATELGLGCCLLATGRKPAEFPKVLGTPDNVVPIWLMAVGYPLESPGQRPRKRFDRLFHLNQYGNPLKEDEQVREELKKRKMIQPMDPLPGREEELKHICRMFGYSEDMPDMPKDHIKALYSEDSPYYGELPPGLEERGV; via the coding sequence ATGGAACTTTTTGAAGCAATAGGGGCAAGAAGAAGTATAAGGTTTTTTAAGCCCTGGAAACCAGTAGAAGAATGGAAGATTCAGATGATGCTCCAGGCGGCGAGATATGCATCCTGCCAGGGGAATTGCGGCTCAACCGAAGCCATAGTGATCGACAAAAGCAAGTATCCCAAGGAAAAATTCGAACAGATCGTCGAGTGCGCATCGCTTTTTAATGAAATACATCTTCGTCAGGCTCCAATAGTCATCGCTTGGCTTCTGAATCTAGATGCCTGGTATAAGGAGTTGGTTCAATCTTTCGCCGTGCTTTTCCCGGCAAGAGCAATAACCGCAGCCCATGGTTGGACTTACAAACTTCTCACCGAGGTAACCTATCCCCGTCTAATGAGCTTCCCCCGTGAAAGAACGGAAGGCTTGTTGAGAATAGAAGCAGGCCAGGCAATAGCGCATTCAATGCTCGTAGCCACCGAACTTGGACTGGGTTGCTGTCTTCTGGCCACTGGAAGAAAGCCAGCGGAGTTTCCAAAGGTGTTGGGGACTCCAGATAACGTCGTGCCAATATGGCTTATGGCGGTAGGTTACCCACTTGAGTCTCCGGGGCAGAGACCGAGAAAGCGCTTTGACCGACTGTTTCACCTGAACCAATATGGAAACCCGCTGAAGGAAGACGAACAGGTTAGAGAGGAACTAAAAAAGAGGAAAATGATTCAGCCAATGGACCCGCTGCCGGGGCGAGAAGAAGAGCTTAAACACATATGCAGGATGTTCGGATATTCAGAGGATATGCCGGACATGCCCAAAGACCATATAAAAGCCCTGTATAGTGAAGATTCTCCCTATTACGGTGAGCTACCCCCAGGCCTCGAAGAAAGAGGGGTGTAG
- a CDS encoding glycosyltransferase family 9 protein, whose protein sequence is MNWKIEFLKRLDSTFGRLACSASRLTVTPRKETDNQQPKVLVIRPGGIGDAVLLYPALKVLKEGFPNAEINILAEKRNYGILYPCPYIDGLFRYDFKPPIELLNVLKIKYDMVIDTEQWHRLTSAISYLTGAPVRVGFATNERAELFSHAVPYSHCDYEVYSFLNLVSSITGQKYAFDGDEPFIPVDSSIISKVAPEIEGLRKKNRAIAGMFGGATVRERKWGIHRFAQLAKDLLGEGLGIVLVGGKSDLHDQRRFEEILGKENFLSFVGRTSLMETAAVISLLDLFVTGDTGLMHVSYGVGTPTVSLFGAGIQKKWAPIGKNHIVINKNLRCSPCTKFGYTPKCPYGVKCLNDIAVNEVKEAVLTLLLNQRK, encoded by the coding sequence GTGAATTGGAAAATAGAATTCCTTAAGAGACTCGACAGTACGTTCGGAAGATTGGCCTGCTCAGCCTCAAGACTGACTGTTACACCTAGAAAAGAAACCGATAACCAGCAGCCAAAAGTCCTGGTAATCCGACCTGGAGGGATAGGGGATGCCGTCCTTCTTTACCCCGCTCTAAAGGTACTTAAGGAGGGTTTCCCTAATGCGGAAATAAATATACTAGCGGAGAAGAGGAACTACGGTATCTTGTACCCCTGTCCATACATCGATGGATTATTCCGGTATGATTTTAAACCCCCAATCGAGCTTCTTAATGTTCTCAAGATAAAATACGACATGGTTATCGACACCGAGCAGTGGCACCGCCTGACCTCCGCTATCTCTTATTTAACTGGCGCGCCAGTGAGAGTGGGATTTGCTACCAACGAAAGGGCTGAGCTTTTTAGCCATGCCGTCCCTTATAGCCATTGTGACTATGAGGTTTATAGCTTCTTGAATCTGGTATCGTCCATAACCGGGCAAAAATACGCTTTTGATGGAGATGAGCCATTTATTCCGGTCGATTCGAGTATTATTTCTAAAGTTGCACCAGAAATAGAAGGGTTGAGGAAAAAGAATAGGGCAATTGCCGGGATGTTTGGCGGGGCAACGGTTCGAGAAAGAAAATGGGGGATACATAGGTTCGCCCAGCTTGCCAAAGACCTTCTGGGCGAAGGCTTGGGAATAGTGCTGGTAGGCGGCAAGTCCGACCTCCATGATCAGAGAAGATTTGAAGAAATTCTGGGCAAGGAAAACTTTCTCAGCTTTGTCGGGCGGACGTCGCTCATGGAAACAGCGGCGGTAATCTCGCTTCTAGATTTGTTTGTTACGGGCGATACTGGACTTATGCACGTTTCTTACGGTGTTGGCACCCCAACGGTTTCTCTTTTTGGCGCCGGGATTCAAAAGAAATGGGCCCCGATAGGCAAGAATCATATCGTAATAAATAAGAATTTGCGCTGTAGCCCTTGCACCAAGTTCGGTTACACTCCGAAATGCCCTTATGGTGTCAAGTGCCTGAATGATATAGCTGTTAATGAGGTCAAGGAAGCTGTATTAACCCTTTTGTTGAATCAGCGGAAGTGA